From a single Paludibacter jiangxiensis genomic region:
- a CDS encoding ABC transporter ATP-binding protein: MIQVSNLKKAYNGVTVLNIPVLNIPRGESFGLVGNNGAGKTTFFRLILDLIEANDGEVQIDGQKVARNESWKPFTGSFLDEGFLIDFLTPGEYFKFVGKLYNKSEGDIALFLESMEEFFNGEINGSKKLIREFSKGNQKKIGIAAALLGDPQILILDEPFTALDPSSQIRLKRLLNDLQTRQGITMLISSHDLNHVTEVCKRIVVLEKGDVVKDIATGEDTLKELESYFAV, translated from the coding sequence ATGATACAAGTTTCCAATCTCAAGAAAGCATACAACGGAGTAACCGTTTTGAACATTCCGGTATTGAACATCCCCAGAGGCGAGAGCTTCGGGCTGGTAGGTAACAATGGGGCAGGGAAGACCACCTTTTTTCGCCTTATCCTCGATTTAATAGAAGCCAACGATGGCGAAGTACAAATCGACGGACAGAAAGTTGCCCGCAACGAAAGTTGGAAACCGTTTACCGGTTCATTTCTCGACGAGGGCTTTTTGATTGATTTTCTTACACCCGGCGAATATTTCAAATTTGTCGGTAAGCTCTACAACAAATCGGAGGGAGATATCGCTTTGTTTCTGGAGTCAATGGAAGAGTTTTTTAATGGAGAAATCAATGGCAGTAAAAAGTTGATTCGTGAATTCTCAAAAGGAAATCAGAAAAAGATTGGTATTGCAGCAGCGCTTCTTGGTGATCCTCAAATTTTGATTCTGGACGAACCCTTCACTGCACTCGATCCGTCGTCGCAGATACGTCTGAAACGCCTCCTGAACGATTTGCAAACCCGTCAGGGAATAACGATGCTCATCTCAAGCCACGATTTGAATCATGTCACTGAAGTATGTAAGCGAATTGTGGTACTTGAAAAAGGCGATGTGGTGAAAGATATCGCTACCGGCGAAGATACTCTCAAAGAGCTTGAAAGTTATTTTGCAGTATAA
- a CDS encoding DUF5687 family protein, whose amino-acid sequence MILLELVKQEWMKGIRSSGFYKNVAVSIFLGVFSLYIGGLLFFMGFSLNKILEEVPGGTPMELFNGAMLYLLLTGLLLRFMMQQLGTVNLNAYQVLPVNRSLLINFLLLKPLVSLANYVLLLVVIPFAVRSVAAYYTGGVALRFVVAFELMVWCNSLLASFLKRRFGSGLLSFVLVLVAFGAIFLLEYLHVFSLFAISRALFGFVVMNPIGLLIPAGAVVLAFLLNKWFFAQNFYPEKFNSKLQNSRTATANLSFLDRFGIIGELISVQLKLMLRHKRTRTLLFFSAIFLLYGLMFYTNDHQSDGMRFFCSMFMTGILMFIYGQWSISWDSAHFDGILTKNIPTRTYVQSNYYLMLAFNVICFILTTPYFLFGSKIIYMHLTAFLFNTGCNIIFLLFFATFNNKRVDLSRSSAMNYQGTTYKSFLIVLPIMFFPILWVNVLAWLTSLTVALWSLAAMGLIGLIFRKSLLNLCVKQFNSRKYIIAQGFREVE is encoded by the coding sequence ATGATTCTTTTAGAGTTAGTAAAGCAAGAATGGATGAAAGGAATTCGTTCGTCGGGATTCTATAAAAATGTTGCTGTGAGCATTTTTCTGGGGGTGTTTTCACTCTACATAGGGGGCTTATTATTCTTTATGGGTTTTTCTCTAAATAAAATATTGGAGGAAGTGCCGGGTGGAACTCCGATGGAGTTGTTCAATGGAGCCATGCTTTACCTGTTACTCACAGGCTTGTTGCTGCGCTTCATGATGCAGCAATTGGGTACGGTCAACCTTAATGCGTATCAGGTGTTGCCGGTTAACCGTTCTCTTCTGATTAATTTCCTGTTGCTAAAACCACTGGTTAGTCTGGCTAATTATGTGCTGCTGTTGGTGGTAATTCCTTTTGCGGTGCGTTCGGTGGCAGCTTATTATACCGGAGGAGTAGCACTGAGGTTTGTGGTGGCATTCGAACTGATGGTTTGGTGCAACTCCCTGCTGGCATCGTTTCTCAAGCGCCGGTTCGGTTCGGGATTATTGTCATTCGTATTGGTGTTGGTGGCTTTCGGTGCGATCTTTTTACTTGAATACCTGCATGTTTTCTCTCTGTTTGCCATTTCCAGGGCACTTTTCGGGTTTGTAGTGATGAACCCCATCGGATTGCTCATTCCGGCAGGAGCTGTTGTCCTTGCTTTTTTGCTCAACAAATGGTTTTTTGCTCAAAATTTCTATCCTGAAAAATTCAACAGCAAGTTGCAAAATTCACGCACGGCAACTGCCAACCTGTCGTTCCTCGATCGCTTCGGAATTATCGGTGAACTAATATCTGTGCAGCTTAAATTGATGTTGCGGCACAAAAGGACGCGTACTTTATTGTTTTTTTCGGCGATTTTTCTTCTTTACGGCTTGATGTTTTATACCAACGATCATCAATCTGATGGGATGCGCTTTTTCTGCTCCATGTTTATGACAGGTATTCTGATGTTTATTTACGGACAATGGTCGATAAGCTGGGACAGTGCCCATTTTGACGGAATTTTGACAAAGAATATTCCGACACGGACTTATGTCCAGTCCAATTATTACCTGATGCTGGCATTCAATGTCATCTGTTTTATTCTGACTACGCCCTATTTTTTGTTCGGTAGCAAGATTATTTATATGCACCTGACTGCATTTTTGTTCAATACAGGTTGCAACATCATCTTCCTGTTATTTTTTGCTACGTTCAACAATAAAAGGGTCGATCTTTCTCGTTCGTCGGCAATGAATTATCAGGGAACTACCTATAAAAGTTTTCTTATCGTTTTACCCATCATGTTTTTCCCTATATTGTGGGTCAATGTATTGGCGTGGCTTACATCGTTGACGGTTGCATTATGGTCACTGGCAGCAATGGGTTTGATAGGACTTATTTTTAGAAAATCCTTGCTCAATCTTTGCGTAAAGCAATTCAACAGTCGTAAATACATTATTGCGCAGGGATTTCGGGAGGTAGAGTAG
- a CDS encoding glycoside hydrolase family 9 protein produces MKKAILLFVLSFAVISVGYSQSLKINSDQYFEMPGLNVMVFYDIYPEGHQGAIGIIQNGTRVATNGDLRLEPTPGQWQPIPASGKREVFPDKNEISIKCTYPDESRNRKGFNPVIYPDLNFSYNVRVIGEGKKFRIIVDLEKPLPKEWIGKVGFNLELFPGNLFGKAWYVDGKSGIFAKQPVSPMQQDNDGAWQASPMASGKKLTIAPDAPDQTMVITSLKSDIQLLDGRFYHNNGWYVVRSEVPEGAFKNAIEWVVEPNVVPNFKQKPVVHISQIGYLPDQRKVANVELDASETQIRKVSLIRLAEDGKPEVAKSALPVKWGKYLRFNYYQFDFSDVKKPGMYQLQYDNYTTEPFKIDNDVYQRGVWQPTLEYFYPVQMCHMRVNEGYRVWHGLCHMDDALMAPTDTNHYDGYMQGHSTLTRFKPYEQVPGLNIGGWHDAGDYDLRVESQAGAVHSLALLYEEFGLKWDQTTIDETNRVVEIHRPDGKPDVLQQIEHGVLSILGGYENLGRLYRGIIDHELRQYVLLGDGSTMTDGLKYNPKLSKTEKTGAESGASDDRWVFTEENPGRELSTIPALAAAARVLKEYNDTLSAKCLKAALELYAKNNTASDSRGWGIAFNKVNAACELYLTTNDPKYLADVYAAKETLSKSLFSSATYISRVWNLLKNEEFKNALLPAYQRLNDQVQSQNKQNPFGVPYHIAIWGDGWSIEQAGVQQYFLHKNFPTIFSSNLIFNSLDFVLGNHFGENTSSFVSGVGARSVTTAYGPNRGDWSSVPGGVVSGTGIIRPDFPELKVWPFMWQQTEYVIGAETTNFMFLVLAAEKLKGK; encoded by the coding sequence ATGAAAAAAGCAATCTTATTGTTTGTTTTAAGCTTTGCTGTAATCTCGGTAGGCTATTCCCAAAGCCTCAAGATTAATAGCGATCAATATTTTGAGATGCCAGGACTTAATGTAATGGTGTTTTACGATATTTATCCGGAAGGGCATCAGGGAGCTATCGGAATTATCCAGAACGGAACCCGTGTGGCCACCAATGGAGACCTGCGGCTTGAACCTACTCCGGGACAGTGGCAACCGATTCCGGCAAGTGGTAAGAGAGAAGTCTTTCCCGACAAAAACGAAATCAGCATCAAATGTACCTACCCGGACGAAAGCCGCAACCGCAAAGGCTTTAATCCAGTGATCTATCCCGATTTAAATTTTAGTTACAATGTAAGGGTTATTGGCGAAGGTAAGAAATTTCGTATCATCGTTGATTTGGAGAAGCCTTTGCCAAAGGAATGGATTGGCAAAGTTGGATTCAACCTTGAGCTGTTTCCGGGCAATTTATTTGGTAAGGCCTGGTATGTGGATGGCAAATCGGGAATCTTTGCCAAACAACCGGTTAGTCCGATGCAACAGGATAATGACGGAGCGTGGCAGGCATCGCCTATGGCTTCAGGCAAAAAACTGACCATTGCACCGGATGCTCCCGATCAAACGATGGTCATCACAAGCCTCAAATCGGATATTCAACTACTTGATGGACGGTTTTACCACAATAACGGATGGTATGTGGTACGCTCGGAAGTGCCTGAAGGTGCCTTTAAAAATGCAATAGAGTGGGTGGTCGAGCCGAATGTTGTCCCCAATTTCAAACAAAAACCGGTGGTTCATATCAGTCAAATCGGTTATTTGCCCGACCAACGAAAGGTCGCTAATGTTGAACTGGATGCTTCGGAGACTCAGATCAGGAAAGTCTCTTTGATTCGTCTTGCAGAAGATGGAAAACCTGAAGTTGCGAAGTCGGCTTTGCCCGTAAAATGGGGTAAATATCTCCGGTTCAACTACTATCAATTCGACTTTTCGGATGTGAAGAAGCCGGGTATGTATCAATTGCAATACGATAATTATACTACCGAGCCTTTTAAAATTGATAATGATGTTTATCAACGAGGAGTGTGGCAACCGACTCTGGAATACTTCTATCCGGTGCAGATGTGCCACATGCGTGTGAACGAGGGTTACCGGGTATGGCATGGGCTTTGCCACATGGACGATGCGTTGATGGCTCCCACCGATACCAACCACTACGACGGTTATATGCAGGGACACTCTACGCTGACCCGTTTCAAACCTTACGAACAGGTGCCGGGGCTCAACATCGGCGGATGGCATGATGCCGGAGACTATGATCTGCGTGTCGAATCGCAAGCCGGTGCCGTACATAGCCTTGCTTTGTTGTACGAAGAATTTGGCCTGAAATGGGATCAGACCACCATTGATGAGACAAACAGAGTGGTTGAGATTCACCGTCCCGATGGGAAACCGGATGTTCTGCAACAAATAGAACATGGCGTTTTGTCGATACTGGGAGGTTACGAAAATCTCGGGCGGCTCTATCGCGGCATTATCGATCACGAGTTGAGACAGTATGTTCTTCTGGGCGATGGTTCCACTATGACAGACGGGCTCAAATACAACCCAAAGCTCTCTAAAACAGAGAAAACAGGTGCGGAATCGGGGGCGAGCGACGATCGCTGGGTATTTACCGAAGAAAACCCGGGCAGGGAGTTGTCGACCATTCCGGCATTGGCTGCTGCTGCCCGCGTTTTGAAAGAATATAATGATACATTGTCTGCCAAATGTCTCAAAGCCGCTCTTGAACTCTATGCTAAAAATAATACCGCTTCCGACAGTCGTGGTTGGGGCATCGCGTTCAACAAGGTGAATGCAGCCTGCGAACTTTATCTTACAACGAACGATCCTAAATACCTTGCCGATGTTTATGCTGCCAAAGAAACTCTCTCTAAAAGCCTGTTCTCTTCCGCAACTTATATTTCCAGAGTGTGGAATCTATTGAAGAATGAGGAATTTAAAAATGCTTTATTGCCGGCTTACCAACGTTTGAACGATCAGGTACAAAGTCAGAACAAACAGAACCCGTTTGGAGTTCCTTACCACATTGCCATTTGGGGAGATGGATGGTCGATTGAGCAGGCCGGTGTTCAGCAATATTTTCTGCATAAAAACTTTCCGACTATTTTTTCTTCCAATCTGATTTTTAATTCACTTGATTTTGTATTGGGCAACCATTTTGGCGAAAATACTTCGTCGTTCGTATCGGGCGTTGGTGCGCGGTCGGTGACTACGGCTTATGGACCAAATAGGGGAGACTGGTCGTCTGTTCCGGGCGGTGTAGTATCGGGCACTGGCATTATTCGTCCTGACTTTCCGGAGCTGAAAGTGTGGCCGTTTATGTGGCAACAAACCGAGTATGTGATCGGTGCCGAGACTACTAATTTTATGTTTTTGGTATTGGCTGCAGAAAAGCTGAAGGGAAAATAA